In a single window of the Neodiprion virginianus isolate iyNeoVirg1 chromosome 1, iyNeoVirg1.1, whole genome shotgun sequence genome:
- the LOC124306599 gene encoding ubiquitin thioesterase trabid isoform X1, whose product MNNQGEQTEGKWNCEYCTYENWPSSLKCTMCRGAKPLFGEDIYRLRDPSPQRSGSNVASGPVPQISQSTDFCNLSPQNYSQNLPSGGKWACDLCTYLNYQNTNRCAQCGHKKLVNHSTSIHSTASNLHEQLAPLRLGDPPPNPGSNLQINSPLINLHPEKYSYAQLNMPLSNTQQEKWSCPSCTYENWPKATKCIMCAHQKEKERRERSITNLGLILPSPDRDQCQKGLPSPSPPHTPYIHQAHRDENLAVAKRSSHRYERNDTLPAPQSPNNCEYERRLKQLRRHTDWCWLNACLGIVEGDNAPVEAYLASGGDPARQLTHSEVLLLNRSSAFDIGHTLVHLAIRFQREDILATLLAQIEGSGSGVKRVPSYVAPDLAEQIRRHVTNSIGLRKGSFPCCFVMDMATFALPAEFDQLKVEDLPSIVQEQMLEELLDREAQQQLEGGGGEPPALNWSLEVTERLGSRLHALWNRSAGDCLLDSVMQATWGVFDRDNTLRGALADSLQQGGQFFYPRWREYEASQAARMLDFTLEETQWQEDWENLLATAAQPGSALEQLHVFALAHILRRPIIVYGVKYVKSFRGEDIGYARFEGVYLPLLWEPSFCIRSPIALGYTRGHFTALVPIEPYPSSRIPPLAPHANVGVGGVGAMPQMQMQTTFMPLMDRDRKLLPIHFLSSEEIGREETILKQWLDVCTTEGGILVAQQKLHKKPLLVAQMLEEWLNHYRRLAQMNNAPFSRPATLQDYSSDGDTEDE is encoded by the exons atgaataatcaagGTGAGCAGACGGAGGGTAAATGGAATTGCGAGTATTGTACATATGAAAATTGGCCTTCATCTTTGAAATGTACAATGTGCAGAGGGGCAAAGCCTTTATTCGGGGAAGATATTTATCGTTTGCGCGATCCAAGTCCACAGCGATCAGGTTCTAACGTAGCGTCTGGTCCAGTACCTCAAATAAGTCAGTCAACAGACTTTTGCAACCTAAGCCCTCAAAATTACAGCCAAAATTTGCCTTCAGGAGGTAAATGGGCCTGTGACTTATGCACCTACCTCAATTATCAAAATACAAATCGGTGTGCGCAGTGTGGACACAAGAAACTGGTAAATCACTCCACATCTATACATTCGACAGCCTCAAATCTACACGAACAACTAGCACCATTAAGGCTGGGCGATCCCCCGCCTAACCCAGGGTCAAACCTACAGATAAATTCTCcgttaattaatttacatCCTGAAAAGTACTCCTATGCGCAGCTGAATATGCCGTTGTCTAATACGCAGCAAGAGAAATGGTCGTGTCCGTCGTGTACCTATGAAAACTGGCCAAAAGCTACGAAATGTATAATGTGTGCCCAtcagaaggaaaaagaaagaagagaaagatcCATTACTAATCTCGGACTTATCCTACCCAGTCCTGACCGGGATCAGTGTCAGAAAGGCCTTCCGTCTCCGTCTCCGCCTCATACTCCGTACATCCATCAAGCTCATCGAGATGAAAACTTGGCAGTAGCCAAAAG AAGTTCTCATAGATATGAAAGAAACGATACTTTACCAGCTCCACAATCACCCAACAACTGTGAATATGAACGCAGATTAAAACAGCTTAGGCGTCATACAGACTGGTGCTGGTTAAACGCATGCCTCGGCATAGTTGAAGGTGATAATGCACCAGTCGAAGCTTATTTGGCAAGCGGTGGAGACCCTGCTCGTCAATTGACGCATTCCGAAGTTCTCCTTTTGAACAGAAGCAGCGCTTTTGACATTGGGCATACTCTAGTTCATCTGGCAATTCG ATTCCAAAGAGAGGATATTCTAGCTACACTGTTGGCACAGATCGAAGGGTCCGGGTCGGGTGTGAAGAGAGTACCAAGTTATGTGGCACCAGATTTGGCAGAACAAATTCGTCGGCATGTAACAAATAGCATTGGACTCCGAAAAGGTTCTTTTCCATGCTGCTTTGTTATGGACATGGCTACCTTCGCACTACCTGCTGAG TTTGATCAATTGAAGGTTGAAGATCTACCGAGTATAGTTCAGGAGCAGATGCTTGAAGAGTTACTTGACAGAGAAGCACAACAACAGCTGGAAGGTGGAGGTGGAGAACCACCGGCCTTGAATTGGTCATTAGAAGTAACTGAAAGACTTGGAAGTAGATTACACGCTCTGTGGAATAGATCTGCCGGTGACTGTTTGTTGGATTCCGTAATGCAGGCAACATGGGGCGTATTCGATAGGGATAATACGTTACGTGGTGCTTTAGCTGATTCACTGCAGCAGGGTGGACAATT TTTTTATCCTCGCTGGAGGGAATATGAAGCATCGCAAGCAGCGCGGATGTTAGACTTCACTCTCGAAGAAACTCAATGGCAAGAAGATTGGGAAAATCTACTAGCAACTGCAGCCCAACCTGGTAGCGCACTTGAGCAATTGCATGTCTTTGCATTAGCCCACATATTGCGAAGACCCATTATTGTTTATGGTGTCAAATACGTCAAGAGTTTTCGAGGTGAAGATATAG GTTACGCAAGATTTGAGGGAGTTTATTTACCATTGTTGTGGGAACCATCGTTTTGTATCAGATCACCAATCGCTTTGGGTTATACCCGTGGCCACTTCACAGCTTTAGTTCCAATTGAGCCATACCCATCATCAAGAATCCCACCATTAGCTCCACATGCTAATGTCGGAGTTGGCGGTGTTGGTGCCATGCCACAAATGCAAATGCAAACAACATTTATGCCATTAATGGATCGTGATCGTAAGCTTTTACCGATTCACTTCCTAAGTTCTGAAGAAATTGGCCGTGAGGAAACCATATTAAAACAGTGGCTCGACGTTTGCACAACAGAGGGCGGTATTCTAGTAGCTCAGCAAAAACTTCACAAAAAACCCCTGCTAGTCGCGCAAATGCTTGAAGAGTGGCTCAACCATTACCGAAGACTTGC ACAGATGAACAATGCTCCATTTTCTCGACCAGCAACATTACAAGACTACAGCAGTGATGGGGATACGGAAGATGAATAA
- the LOC124306599 gene encoding ubiquitin thioesterase trabid isoform X3, with product MNNQGEQTEGKWNCEYCTYENWPSSLKCTMCRGAKPLFGEDIYRLRDPSPQRSGSNVASGPVPQISQSTDFCNLSPQNYSQNLPSGGKWACDLCTYLNYQNTNRCAQCGHKKLVNHSTSIHSTASNLHEQLAPLRLGDPPPNPGSNLQINSPLINLHPEKYSYAQLNMPLSNTQQEKWSCPSCTYENWPKATKCIMCAHQKEKERRERSITNLGLILPSPDRDQCQKGLPSPSPPHTPYIHQAHRDENLAVAKRSSHRYERNDTLPAPQSPNNCEYERRLKQLRRHTDWCWLNACLGIVEGDNAPVEAYLASGGDPARQLTHSEVLLLNRSSAFDIGHTLVHLAIRFQREDILATLLAQIEGSGSGVKRVPSYVAPDLAEQIRRHVTNSIGLRKGSFPCCFVMDMATFALPAEFDQLKVEDLPSIVQEQMLEELLDREAQQQLEGGGGEPPALNWSLEVTERLGSRLHALWNRSAGDCLLDSVMQATWGVFDRDNTLRGALADSLQQGGQFFYPRWREYEASQAARMLDFTLEETQWQEDWENLLATAAQPGSALEQLHVFALAHILRRPIIVYGVKYVKSFRGEDIGYARFEGVYLPLLWEPSFCIRSPIALGYTRGHFTALVPIEPYPSSRIPPLAPHANVGVGGVGAMPQMQMQTTFMPLMDRDRKLLPIHFLSSEEIGREETILKQWLDVCTTEGGILVAQQKLHKKPLLVAQMLEEWLNHYRRLA from the exons atgaataatcaagGTGAGCAGACGGAGGGTAAATGGAATTGCGAGTATTGTACATATGAAAATTGGCCTTCATCTTTGAAATGTACAATGTGCAGAGGGGCAAAGCCTTTATTCGGGGAAGATATTTATCGTTTGCGCGATCCAAGTCCACAGCGATCAGGTTCTAACGTAGCGTCTGGTCCAGTACCTCAAATAAGTCAGTCAACAGACTTTTGCAACCTAAGCCCTCAAAATTACAGCCAAAATTTGCCTTCAGGAGGTAAATGGGCCTGTGACTTATGCACCTACCTCAATTATCAAAATACAAATCGGTGTGCGCAGTGTGGACACAAGAAACTGGTAAATCACTCCACATCTATACATTCGACAGCCTCAAATCTACACGAACAACTAGCACCATTAAGGCTGGGCGATCCCCCGCCTAACCCAGGGTCAAACCTACAGATAAATTCTCcgttaattaatttacatCCTGAAAAGTACTCCTATGCGCAGCTGAATATGCCGTTGTCTAATACGCAGCAAGAGAAATGGTCGTGTCCGTCGTGTACCTATGAAAACTGGCCAAAAGCTACGAAATGTATAATGTGTGCCCAtcagaaggaaaaagaaagaagagaaagatcCATTACTAATCTCGGACTTATCCTACCCAGTCCTGACCGGGATCAGTGTCAGAAAGGCCTTCCGTCTCCGTCTCCGCCTCATACTCCGTACATCCATCAAGCTCATCGAGATGAAAACTTGGCAGTAGCCAAAAG AAGTTCTCATAGATATGAAAGAAACGATACTTTACCAGCTCCACAATCACCCAACAACTGTGAATATGAACGCAGATTAAAACAGCTTAGGCGTCATACAGACTGGTGCTGGTTAAACGCATGCCTCGGCATAGTTGAAGGTGATAATGCACCAGTCGAAGCTTATTTGGCAAGCGGTGGAGACCCTGCTCGTCAATTGACGCATTCCGAAGTTCTCCTTTTGAACAGAAGCAGCGCTTTTGACATTGGGCATACTCTAGTTCATCTGGCAATTCG ATTCCAAAGAGAGGATATTCTAGCTACACTGTTGGCACAGATCGAAGGGTCCGGGTCGGGTGTGAAGAGAGTACCAAGTTATGTGGCACCAGATTTGGCAGAACAAATTCGTCGGCATGTAACAAATAGCATTGGACTCCGAAAAGGTTCTTTTCCATGCTGCTTTGTTATGGACATGGCTACCTTCGCACTACCTGCTGAG TTTGATCAATTGAAGGTTGAAGATCTACCGAGTATAGTTCAGGAGCAGATGCTTGAAGAGTTACTTGACAGAGAAGCACAACAACAGCTGGAAGGTGGAGGTGGAGAACCACCGGCCTTGAATTGGTCATTAGAAGTAACTGAAAGACTTGGAAGTAGATTACACGCTCTGTGGAATAGATCTGCCGGTGACTGTTTGTTGGATTCCGTAATGCAGGCAACATGGGGCGTATTCGATAGGGATAATACGTTACGTGGTGCTTTAGCTGATTCACTGCAGCAGGGTGGACAATT TTTTTATCCTCGCTGGAGGGAATATGAAGCATCGCAAGCAGCGCGGATGTTAGACTTCACTCTCGAAGAAACTCAATGGCAAGAAGATTGGGAAAATCTACTAGCAACTGCAGCCCAACCTGGTAGCGCACTTGAGCAATTGCATGTCTTTGCATTAGCCCACATATTGCGAAGACCCATTATTGTTTATGGTGTCAAATACGTCAAGAGTTTTCGAGGTGAAGATATAG GTTACGCAAGATTTGAGGGAGTTTATTTACCATTGTTGTGGGAACCATCGTTTTGTATCAGATCACCAATCGCTTTGGGTTATACCCGTGGCCACTTCACAGCTTTAGTTCCAATTGAGCCATACCCATCATCAAGAATCCCACCATTAGCTCCACATGCTAATGTCGGAGTTGGCGGTGTTGGTGCCATGCCACAAATGCAAATGCAAACAACATTTATGCCATTAATGGATCGTGATCGTAAGCTTTTACCGATTCACTTCCTAAGTTCTGAAGAAATTGGCCGTGAGGAAACCATATTAAAACAGTGGCTCGACGTTTGCACAACAGAGGGCGGTATTCTAGTAGCTCAGCAAAAACTTCACAAAAAACCCCTGCTAGTCGCGCAAATGCTTGAAGAGTGGCTCAACCATTACCGAAGACTTGC ATGA
- the LOC124306599 gene encoding ubiquitin thioesterase trabid isoform X2: MNNQGEQTEGKWNCEYCTYENWPSSLKCTMCRGAKPLFGEDIYRLRDPSPQRSGSNVASGPVPQISQSTDFCNLSPQNYSQNLPSGGKWACDLCTYLNYQNTNRCAQCGHKKLVNHSTSIHSTASNLHEQLAPLRLGDPPPNPGSNLQINSPLINLHPEKYSYAQLNMPLSNTQQEKWSCPSCTYENWPKATKCIMCAHQKEKERRERSITNLGLILPSPDRDQCQKGLPSPSPPHTPYIHQAHRDENLAVAKRSSHRYERNDTLPAPQSPNNCEYERRLKQLRRHTDWCWLNACLGIVEGDNAPVEAYLASGGDPARQLTHSEVLLLNRSSAFDIGHTLVHLAIRFQREDILATLLAQIEGSGSGVKRVPSYVAPDLAEQIRRHVTNSIGLRKGSFPCCFVMDMATFALPAEVEDLPSIVQEQMLEELLDREAQQQLEGGGGEPPALNWSLEVTERLGSRLHALWNRSAGDCLLDSVMQATWGVFDRDNTLRGALADSLQQGGQFFYPRWREYEASQAARMLDFTLEETQWQEDWENLLATAAQPGSALEQLHVFALAHILRRPIIVYGVKYVKSFRGEDIGYARFEGVYLPLLWEPSFCIRSPIALGYTRGHFTALVPIEPYPSSRIPPLAPHANVGVGGVGAMPQMQMQTTFMPLMDRDRKLLPIHFLSSEEIGREETILKQWLDVCTTEGGILVAQQKLHKKPLLVAQMLEEWLNHYRRLAQMNNAPFSRPATLQDYSSDGDTEDE; the protein is encoded by the exons atgaataatcaagGTGAGCAGACGGAGGGTAAATGGAATTGCGAGTATTGTACATATGAAAATTGGCCTTCATCTTTGAAATGTACAATGTGCAGAGGGGCAAAGCCTTTATTCGGGGAAGATATTTATCGTTTGCGCGATCCAAGTCCACAGCGATCAGGTTCTAACGTAGCGTCTGGTCCAGTACCTCAAATAAGTCAGTCAACAGACTTTTGCAACCTAAGCCCTCAAAATTACAGCCAAAATTTGCCTTCAGGAGGTAAATGGGCCTGTGACTTATGCACCTACCTCAATTATCAAAATACAAATCGGTGTGCGCAGTGTGGACACAAGAAACTGGTAAATCACTCCACATCTATACATTCGACAGCCTCAAATCTACACGAACAACTAGCACCATTAAGGCTGGGCGATCCCCCGCCTAACCCAGGGTCAAACCTACAGATAAATTCTCcgttaattaatttacatCCTGAAAAGTACTCCTATGCGCAGCTGAATATGCCGTTGTCTAATACGCAGCAAGAGAAATGGTCGTGTCCGTCGTGTACCTATGAAAACTGGCCAAAAGCTACGAAATGTATAATGTGTGCCCAtcagaaggaaaaagaaagaagagaaagatcCATTACTAATCTCGGACTTATCCTACCCAGTCCTGACCGGGATCAGTGTCAGAAAGGCCTTCCGTCTCCGTCTCCGCCTCATACTCCGTACATCCATCAAGCTCATCGAGATGAAAACTTGGCAGTAGCCAAAAG AAGTTCTCATAGATATGAAAGAAACGATACTTTACCAGCTCCACAATCACCCAACAACTGTGAATATGAACGCAGATTAAAACAGCTTAGGCGTCATACAGACTGGTGCTGGTTAAACGCATGCCTCGGCATAGTTGAAGGTGATAATGCACCAGTCGAAGCTTATTTGGCAAGCGGTGGAGACCCTGCTCGTCAATTGACGCATTCCGAAGTTCTCCTTTTGAACAGAAGCAGCGCTTTTGACATTGGGCATACTCTAGTTCATCTGGCAATTCG ATTCCAAAGAGAGGATATTCTAGCTACACTGTTGGCACAGATCGAAGGGTCCGGGTCGGGTGTGAAGAGAGTACCAAGTTATGTGGCACCAGATTTGGCAGAACAAATTCGTCGGCATGTAACAAATAGCATTGGACTCCGAAAAGGTTCTTTTCCATGCTGCTTTGTTATGGACATGGCTACCTTCGCACTACCTGCTGAG GTTGAAGATCTACCGAGTATAGTTCAGGAGCAGATGCTTGAAGAGTTACTTGACAGAGAAGCACAACAACAGCTGGAAGGTGGAGGTGGAGAACCACCGGCCTTGAATTGGTCATTAGAAGTAACTGAAAGACTTGGAAGTAGATTACACGCTCTGTGGAATAGATCTGCCGGTGACTGTTTGTTGGATTCCGTAATGCAGGCAACATGGGGCGTATTCGATAGGGATAATACGTTACGTGGTGCTTTAGCTGATTCACTGCAGCAGGGTGGACAATT TTTTTATCCTCGCTGGAGGGAATATGAAGCATCGCAAGCAGCGCGGATGTTAGACTTCACTCTCGAAGAAACTCAATGGCAAGAAGATTGGGAAAATCTACTAGCAACTGCAGCCCAACCTGGTAGCGCACTTGAGCAATTGCATGTCTTTGCATTAGCCCACATATTGCGAAGACCCATTATTGTTTATGGTGTCAAATACGTCAAGAGTTTTCGAGGTGAAGATATAG GTTACGCAAGATTTGAGGGAGTTTATTTACCATTGTTGTGGGAACCATCGTTTTGTATCAGATCACCAATCGCTTTGGGTTATACCCGTGGCCACTTCACAGCTTTAGTTCCAATTGAGCCATACCCATCATCAAGAATCCCACCATTAGCTCCACATGCTAATGTCGGAGTTGGCGGTGTTGGTGCCATGCCACAAATGCAAATGCAAACAACATTTATGCCATTAATGGATCGTGATCGTAAGCTTTTACCGATTCACTTCCTAAGTTCTGAAGAAATTGGCCGTGAGGAAACCATATTAAAACAGTGGCTCGACGTTTGCACAACAGAGGGCGGTATTCTAGTAGCTCAGCAAAAACTTCACAAAAAACCCCTGCTAGTCGCGCAAATGCTTGAAGAGTGGCTCAACCATTACCGAAGACTTGC ACAGATGAACAATGCTCCATTTTCTCGACCAGCAACATTACAAGACTACAGCAGTGATGGGGATACGGAAGATGAATAA
- the LOC124306599 gene encoding ubiquitin thioesterase trabid isoform X4 has translation MIKITSSHRYERNDTLPAPQSPNNCEYERRLKQLRRHTDWCWLNACLGIVEGDNAPVEAYLASGGDPARQLTHSEVLLLNRSSAFDIGHTLVHLAIRFQREDILATLLAQIEGSGSGVKRVPSYVAPDLAEQIRRHVTNSIGLRKGSFPCCFVMDMATFALPAEFDQLKVEDLPSIVQEQMLEELLDREAQQQLEGGGGEPPALNWSLEVTERLGSRLHALWNRSAGDCLLDSVMQATWGVFDRDNTLRGALADSLQQGGQFFYPRWREYEASQAARMLDFTLEETQWQEDWENLLATAAQPGSALEQLHVFALAHILRRPIIVYGVKYVKSFRGEDIGYARFEGVYLPLLWEPSFCIRSPIALGYTRGHFTALVPIEPYPSSRIPPLAPHANVGVGGVGAMPQMQMQTTFMPLMDRDRKLLPIHFLSSEEIGREETILKQWLDVCTTEGGILVAQQKLHKKPLLVAQMLEEWLNHYRRLAQMNNAPFSRPATLQDYSSDGDTEDE, from the exons ATGATTAAAATTAC AAGTTCTCATAGATATGAAAGAAACGATACTTTACCAGCTCCACAATCACCCAACAACTGTGAATATGAACGCAGATTAAAACAGCTTAGGCGTCATACAGACTGGTGCTGGTTAAACGCATGCCTCGGCATAGTTGAAGGTGATAATGCACCAGTCGAAGCTTATTTGGCAAGCGGTGGAGACCCTGCTCGTCAATTGACGCATTCCGAAGTTCTCCTTTTGAACAGAAGCAGCGCTTTTGACATTGGGCATACTCTAGTTCATCTGGCAATTCG ATTCCAAAGAGAGGATATTCTAGCTACACTGTTGGCACAGATCGAAGGGTCCGGGTCGGGTGTGAAGAGAGTACCAAGTTATGTGGCACCAGATTTGGCAGAACAAATTCGTCGGCATGTAACAAATAGCATTGGACTCCGAAAAGGTTCTTTTCCATGCTGCTTTGTTATGGACATGGCTACCTTCGCACTACCTGCTGAG TTTGATCAATTGAAGGTTGAAGATCTACCGAGTATAGTTCAGGAGCAGATGCTTGAAGAGTTACTTGACAGAGAAGCACAACAACAGCTGGAAGGTGGAGGTGGAGAACCACCGGCCTTGAATTGGTCATTAGAAGTAACTGAAAGACTTGGAAGTAGATTACACGCTCTGTGGAATAGATCTGCCGGTGACTGTTTGTTGGATTCCGTAATGCAGGCAACATGGGGCGTATTCGATAGGGATAATACGTTACGTGGTGCTTTAGCTGATTCACTGCAGCAGGGTGGACAATT TTTTTATCCTCGCTGGAGGGAATATGAAGCATCGCAAGCAGCGCGGATGTTAGACTTCACTCTCGAAGAAACTCAATGGCAAGAAGATTGGGAAAATCTACTAGCAACTGCAGCCCAACCTGGTAGCGCACTTGAGCAATTGCATGTCTTTGCATTAGCCCACATATTGCGAAGACCCATTATTGTTTATGGTGTCAAATACGTCAAGAGTTTTCGAGGTGAAGATATAG GTTACGCAAGATTTGAGGGAGTTTATTTACCATTGTTGTGGGAACCATCGTTTTGTATCAGATCACCAATCGCTTTGGGTTATACCCGTGGCCACTTCACAGCTTTAGTTCCAATTGAGCCATACCCATCATCAAGAATCCCACCATTAGCTCCACATGCTAATGTCGGAGTTGGCGGTGTTGGTGCCATGCCACAAATGCAAATGCAAACAACATTTATGCCATTAATGGATCGTGATCGTAAGCTTTTACCGATTCACTTCCTAAGTTCTGAAGAAATTGGCCGTGAGGAAACCATATTAAAACAGTGGCTCGACGTTTGCACAACAGAGGGCGGTATTCTAGTAGCTCAGCAAAAACTTCACAAAAAACCCCTGCTAGTCGCGCAAATGCTTGAAGAGTGGCTCAACCATTACCGAAGACTTGC ACAGATGAACAATGCTCCATTTTCTCGACCAGCAACATTACAAGACTACAGCAGTGATGGGGATACGGAAGATGAATAA